The following coding sequences are from one Pseudomonas oryzae window:
- a CDS encoding sigma-54-dependent Fis family transcriptional regulator, whose product MPSSYSRAHVDHVSRVLRTADRAPTLPVPGIIVDSWQRSLRDYHLDPGSLQGPRIVEAYQLQEHRQRVEEFLRIAGDGVSRLHGRVSGSDYCVMLTDTQGCTIDMRVETCIRGEYRRSGMDLGTCWSESEEGTTGVCSVLINQQPVTVHKNEHFRAAFIGITCSAAPIFSPSGELIAVIDASAMGAPDDRRSQHLIHEMVLQSAKEIENAFFMYSTQDLWVLRGHALPGYVDSQPEFLLAWDSDGVIKALNPSAKRLLQRQHGTLPRTISEAFTAVRLPSASDDSLHHLPLLDLHVRLKGPRRLTTVSVPGRQDIDPRMAQALHLAVRVKDRGLPVLLHGETGVGKDYFARQLHDASLRRNKPFVAINCAAIPEGLIESELFGYNAGAFTGASNKGMRGLLQQADGGTLFLDEIGDMPLSLQTRLLRVLSEGEVAPLGSARRESVDIQVVCATHRDLATLVAAGTFREDLYFRLNGARFDLPPLRERSDKLTLITKLLKEEAERTGIHYGLSEAALEMLLNYAWPGNVRQLHHVLRYACAISSGPMISVSDLPTSMDVSAPSLAPEATSGSPERQILIDALVRNRWKPVLAAQDLGISRATLYRRVNQHGIKMPGKGSYG is encoded by the coding sequence ATGCCCTCTAGCTATTCAAGGGCTCATGTAGACCACGTGAGCCGTGTGTTGCGTACTGCCGACAGGGCTCCAACGCTGCCCGTACCAGGCATAATCGTCGACTCCTGGCAGCGATCACTGCGGGACTACCACCTTGACCCAGGCTCACTTCAGGGGCCTCGAATTGTTGAGGCCTATCAACTGCAAGAGCATCGTCAACGCGTGGAGGAATTCCTACGTATCGCGGGAGATGGAGTGTCCAGATTACACGGTCGCGTCAGCGGTTCCGACTACTGCGTCATGCTGACGGATACTCAAGGATGCACCATCGACATGCGCGTAGAGACATGCATCCGAGGTGAATACCGCCGCTCCGGTATGGATCTCGGCACGTGCTGGTCAGAAAGCGAAGAAGGCACGACAGGGGTTTGCTCGGTATTGATCAACCAGCAGCCGGTGACTGTGCACAAAAATGAACACTTTCGGGCCGCCTTCATTGGCATCACCTGCTCAGCCGCGCCCATTTTCTCTCCCTCAGGCGAGCTGATCGCGGTCATCGACGCCTCGGCCATGGGGGCACCGGATGATAGGCGCAGCCAACACCTGATTCATGAAATGGTGTTGCAGAGCGCGAAGGAGATAGAGAATGCGTTCTTCATGTACAGCACTCAGGATCTCTGGGTGTTGCGAGGACACGCTCTACCGGGTTACGTCGATAGCCAGCCCGAGTTCTTGCTTGCCTGGGACAGTGACGGAGTCATAAAAGCATTGAATCCGTCGGCCAAACGCTTGCTCCAGCGGCAGCACGGAACTCTTCCGCGAACAATCAGCGAAGCGTTCACCGCGGTTCGCCTTCCCTCCGCCAGCGATGACAGCCTGCACCACCTCCCGCTCCTCGACCTGCATGTACGCCTGAAAGGGCCACGCCGGTTGACGACCGTCAGTGTACCCGGCCGACAAGATATCGACCCCCGAATGGCGCAGGCGCTGCATCTGGCGGTTCGAGTGAAGGATCGTGGCTTGCCGGTGCTACTCCACGGGGAAACAGGTGTCGGCAAGGACTACTTCGCTCGCCAGTTGCACGATGCCAGCCTGCGACGGAACAAACCCTTCGTGGCGATCAACTGTGCCGCGATTCCCGAGGGGCTGATCGAAAGCGAGCTCTTTGGCTATAACGCAGGTGCCTTCACTGGCGCATCCAACAAAGGCATGCGAGGCCTGCTGCAACAGGCTGACGGCGGCACGCTGTTCCTGGATGAGATAGGGGACATGCCCCTTTCGCTGCAGACCCGGCTGCTGAGAGTGCTAAGCGAAGGCGAGGTTGCCCCCCTTGGCTCTGCTCGCAGGGAATCCGTTGACATTCAAGTCGTCTGTGCAACCCACCGCGATCTGGCCACTCTGGTAGCAGCTGGCACCTTCCGCGAAGACCTCTATTTCCGCCTGAATGGAGCACGATTCGACCTGCCCCCCCTTCGCGAACGCAGTGACAAGCTTACTTTGATCACCAAATTGCTCAAGGAAGAGGCTGAGCGCACGGGAATACACTACGGATTAAGCGAGGCAGCACTGGAGATGCTTCTCAACTATGCGTGGCCGGGCAATGTTCGCCAGCTTCACCACGTTCTGCGGTATGCCTGCGCCATCAGCAGCGGGCCCATGATCAGCGTCAGCGATTTGCCTACGTCCATGGACGTGTCGGCCCCCTCGCTCGCCCCGGAGGCCACCAGCGGAAGCCCAGAGCGACAGATCCTGATCGACGCTCTGGTTCGCAATCGCTGGAAGCCGGTACTGGCCGCGCAAGACCTGGGTATCTCACGCGCAACACTCTACCGTCGAGTCAATCAGCATGGCATCAAGATGCCAGGAAAGGGCTCATACGGCTGA
- a CDS encoding SDR family NAD(P)-dependent oxidoreductase — MSQSTSLDFSLAGKIALVTGAGRGIGQGIALSLANAGADVAVADYDWSIAEEAAAKIRALGRRSVALQVDVSDPESVNSMMAQVKYQLGRLNVAVNNAGVVSIGKVAELPVSEWDRIMNINARGVFLCCQAEVRMMLEQKAGRIINIASIAGKVGFPDLAHYSASKFAVIGFTNAFAKEVARDGITVNALCPGVVGTGMWRGEEGLSARWSQPGETEEQSWERHQSTLLPQGEAQTVEDMGQLAVYLACAPHVTGQAIAVDGGFSL; from the coding sequence ATGAGCCAAAGTACTTCTCTCGATTTTTCCCTTGCCGGCAAGATCGCTCTGGTGACCGGAGCTGGTCGTGGAATCGGCCAGGGGATTGCGTTGAGCTTGGCTAACGCCGGTGCTGATGTGGCGGTCGCTGATTACGACTGGAGCATCGCTGAGGAAGCTGCCGCCAAGATCCGTGCGCTGGGTCGTCGCTCAGTAGCCCTGCAGGTCGACGTAAGTGATCCCGAAAGCGTTAACAGCATGATGGCCCAAGTTAAGTATCAACTGGGTCGCCTCAACGTGGCGGTCAACAACGCCGGCGTCGTCAGCATCGGCAAGGTTGCCGAGCTGCCTGTGAGCGAGTGGGATCGCATCATGAACATCAATGCCCGCGGCGTGTTCCTGTGCTGCCAGGCGGAGGTGCGGATGATGCTCGAACAAAAGGCTGGCCGCATCATCAACATCGCTTCCATTGCCGGGAAGGTGGGGTTCCCCGATCTGGCCCACTACAGTGCCTCTAAGTTCGCCGTGATTGGTTTCACCAACGCCTTCGCCAAGGAGGTAGCGCGTGATGGCATCACGGTCAATGCCCTGTGCCCCGGTGTCGTCGGTACGGGCATGTGGCGTGGTGAGGAAGGTCTGTCTGCACGTTGGAGTCAACCTGGTGAGACCGAGGAGCAATCCTGGGAGCGTCACCAGTCCACCTTGCTGCCGCAGGGGGAGGCTCAAACGGTCGAAGACATGGGGCAACTGGCGGTCTACCTCGCCTGTGCGCCTCATGTAACAGGCCAGGCCATTGCCGTGGATGGCGGCTTTTCGCTGTAA
- a CDS encoding flavin-containing monooxygenase, with the protein MTTSVLAKRSLGSDIINYDAIIIGAGLGGIYMLKKLRDELGLKVRAFDKASGVGGTWFWNRYPGALSDSESFVYCFSWDRELCQEWNITTRYLTQPQILSYINHVVDRHDLRKDIQLETAMTSAVFDEESSRWLVSTDDGRHYSAKYLVTALGLLSATNIPNIKGIDQFKGQKYHTANWPENAVLEGKRVGVIGTGSTGTQVITAIAPVVGHLTVFQRSAQYTVPVGNGPLSRERVDYIKHNYDAIWNQVRGSRLAFGFEESTVPTMSVSAKEREQIFQRAWDIGGGFRFMFETFNDIAIEEQANIAAQDFIRAKIAEIVKDPDTARKLQPRDLYAKRPLCDSGYYATFNRENVSLVDVKANPIEEITSKGIRTSDGVEHELDVLIFATGFDAVDGNYKRIDIRGRDDLSIKDHWKDGPSSYLAVATSNFPNMFMILGPNGPFTNLPPTIEAEVEWVSDLIGFMEENELASVETTADKEQEWSDTCRGIADQTLFTKADSWIFGANIPGKANSVYFYMGGLCAFRDILDSVKRENYRLFKFKALESSGKYAQQDRH; encoded by the coding sequence ATGACAACTTCCGTTCTGGCAAAGCGCTCCCTCGGCAGCGACATTATCAACTACGACGCGATCATTATTGGCGCGGGCTTAGGTGGTATCTACATGCTGAAAAAGCTGCGTGATGAGCTGGGCCTGAAAGTGCGAGCTTTCGATAAGGCCTCCGGCGTGGGCGGTACTTGGTTCTGGAACCGTTATCCGGGCGCGCTCTCCGACAGCGAGTCGTTCGTCTACTGCTTCTCGTGGGATCGCGAGCTGTGCCAGGAGTGGAACATCACCACGCGCTACCTGACCCAGCCGCAAATCCTCTCCTACATTAACCACGTGGTCGATCGCCACGACCTGCGCAAGGATATCCAACTGGAGACCGCCATGACCTCCGCGGTCTTTGATGAGGAAAGCAGCCGCTGGCTGGTGAGCACCGACGATGGCCGCCACTACAGCGCCAAGTACCTGGTAACGGCCCTGGGTCTGCTGTCGGCGACCAACATCCCGAACATCAAAGGCATCGACCAGTTCAAGGGGCAGAAGTATCACACCGCCAACTGGCCGGAAAACGCAGTCCTTGAAGGCAAGCGTGTGGGTGTCATCGGCACAGGCTCGACGGGCACCCAAGTGATCACTGCGATTGCGCCGGTGGTGGGACACCTCACCGTCTTCCAGCGTTCGGCCCAGTACACGGTGCCGGTGGGTAATGGCCCGTTGAGCCGTGAGCGCGTCGACTACATCAAGCACAACTACGACGCGATCTGGAACCAGGTCAGAGGGTCCCGTCTGGCATTTGGCTTTGAAGAAAGCACAGTGCCGACCATGAGCGTCTCTGCCAAAGAGCGCGAGCAAATCTTCCAGCGCGCGTGGGACATCGGTGGTGGCTTCCGCTTCATGTTCGAGACCTTCAACGACATCGCAATAGAAGAGCAAGCCAACATCGCGGCGCAGGATTTCATTCGCGCGAAGATCGCCGAGATCGTCAAAGATCCCGATACCGCTCGCAAACTTCAGCCGCGCGACCTGTATGCCAAGCGGCCGCTATGCGATAGCGGTTACTACGCTACGTTCAACCGCGAAAATGTTTCGCTGGTGGATGTGAAGGCCAACCCCATCGAAGAAATCACCAGCAAGGGGATTCGCACCTCCGACGGCGTGGAGCACGAGCTGGACGTGCTGATCTTCGCGACCGGTTTCGACGCTGTCGACGGCAACTACAAGCGAATCGACATCCGTGGTCGTGATGACCTGAGCATCAAGGATCATTGGAAGGATGGCCCTTCCAGCTACCTGGCAGTGGCCACCTCTAACTTCCCCAACATGTTCATGATCCTCGGACCGAACGGCCCTTTCACGAACCTGCCGCCGACCATTGAGGCGGAGGTGGAGTGGGTTTCCGATCTCATCGGCTTCATGGAGGAGAACGAACTGGCTAGCGTGGAGACCACTGCGGACAAGGAGCAGGAGTGGAGTGACACCTGCCGCGGGATCGCCGATCAGACGCTCTTCACCAAGGCCGATTCGTGGATCTTCGGGGCGAACATCCCCGGCAAAGCCAACTCCGTCTACTTCTACATGGGTGGTTTGTGCGCCTTCAGGGATATCCTTGACTCGGTCAAGCGTGAAAACTACCGCCTCTTCAAGTTCAAAGCGCTCGAGTCCTCCGGCAAATACGCGCAGCAAGACCGGCACTGA
- the gabD gene encoding NADP-dependent succinate-semialdehyde dehydrogenase: MELKKPDLFRERAYIDGEWCLADSGVTITVVNPANNATVGHVPRMGQAETRRAVEAAERALPAWRELSAKERSAKLRRWYELIIENQLDLARIMTLEQGKPLSEAQGEIVFGASYIEWYAEEAKRIYGDIIPGQVDRRLVVLKQPIGVCAAITPWNFPSAMITRKAGPALAAGCTMVIKPASQTPFSALALVDLAERAGIPRGVLSVVTGAAAEIADELTANPAVRKISFTGSTEIGRELMAKCSHDIKKVSLELGGNAPFIVFEDADLDAAVEGAIASKFRNAGQTCVCTNRLYVHDAVYDAFVDKLAVAVGSLNAGDGFVEGVTLGPLIDGQAVAKVQEHIKDALDKGARVLKGGVAHSLGGNFFEPTVLVDVPDTARVSKEETFGPLAPVFRFSDDADVLSKANDTEYGLAAYFYTSNLSRAFRVGESLEYGIVGVNTGIISSEAAPFGGIKASGIGREGSKYGIEDYLEIKYLCLAGI, from the coding sequence GTGGAACTGAAAAAACCGGATCTGTTTCGCGAGCGCGCGTACATCGATGGCGAGTGGTGCCTCGCAGACAGCGGGGTCACGATCACAGTCGTCAATCCAGCGAACAATGCCACTGTCGGCCATGTTCCGCGGATGGGCCAGGCTGAAACACGCCGTGCCGTCGAGGCGGCCGAGCGAGCACTGCCGGCCTGGCGTGAGCTTTCGGCGAAGGAGCGGTCTGCGAAGCTCCGCCGCTGGTATGAGCTGATCATCGAAAACCAGCTCGATCTGGCCCGCATCATGACGCTGGAGCAGGGTAAGCCCTTGTCGGAGGCTCAGGGTGAGATCGTGTTCGGGGCCTCTTACATCGAGTGGTATGCCGAAGAAGCGAAGCGTATCTATGGCGATATTATTCCGGGGCAAGTTGATCGGCGACTGGTTGTGCTCAAGCAGCCGATTGGTGTGTGCGCCGCGATCACTCCGTGGAATTTCCCCTCCGCGATGATCACTCGCAAAGCGGGCCCGGCCCTGGCTGCAGGGTGCACCATGGTCATCAAGCCGGCCTCGCAAACGCCTTTCTCCGCACTGGCTCTGGTTGATCTGGCTGAGCGTGCAGGGATTCCGCGTGGTGTCCTGTCTGTCGTGACGGGAGCCGCCGCGGAGATTGCCGACGAGCTGACGGCTAATCCGGCTGTGCGCAAGATTTCGTTCACCGGATCGACCGAGATTGGTCGCGAGCTCATGGCAAAGTGCTCTCACGACATCAAGAAGGTCTCCCTCGAACTCGGCGGTAATGCGCCCTTTATCGTTTTCGAGGATGCCGACCTGGATGCCGCTGTGGAGGGGGCTATCGCCTCCAAATTCCGTAACGCTGGCCAAACCTGTGTCTGCACGAATCGACTGTATGTCCACGACGCTGTGTATGACGCCTTTGTCGACAAACTCGCTGTTGCCGTGGGGAGCCTGAACGCTGGCGATGGTTTTGTCGAGGGGGTCACCCTGGGGCCGCTTATCGACGGCCAGGCGGTGGCCAAAGTTCAAGAGCACATCAAAGACGCCCTGGACAAGGGCGCTCGTGTTCTGAAGGGCGGGGTGGCGCATTCCTTGGGAGGCAACTTCTTCGAACCGACAGTTCTGGTGGATGTTCCGGACACTGCTCGTGTTTCCAAAGAGGAGACTTTTGGCCCTCTTGCTCCGGTATTCAGGTTCTCCGATGACGCCGATGTCCTCAGCAAGGCCAACGACACAGAGTACGGTCTAGCAGCGTATTTCTACACGTCGAATCTGAGTAGAGCGTTCCGGGTAGGTGAGAGCTTGGAGTACGGCATCGTCGGAGTGAACACGGGAATCATCAGCTCCGAGGCTGCTCCATTTGGCGGGATCAAGGCTTCTGGCATTGGTCGTGAGGGATCCAAATACGGGATCGAGGATTACTTGGAGATCAAGTACCTGTGCTTGGCAGGAATCTGA